A window of Terriglobales bacterium contains these coding sequences:
- a CDS encoding cupin domain-containing protein, which yields MQLYDWDQIKSDQVTPLYSRKVAHAGSVTVARLEAKTGAATRMHAHPFEEVIVVLQGKWRFFLPTGDVTLEANQMLKIPPGMEHGSEVLEDAVAIDVCSPARQDWLNGDDRTLHYDPEQYLWAV from the coding sequence ATGCAGCTTTACGATTGGGACCAGATCAAATCCGACCAGGTTACGCCCTTGTACAGCCGCAAGGTCGCGCACGCGGGCAGTGTCACCGTGGCGCGGCTGGAGGCCAAGACCGGCGCCGCCACGCGCATGCACGCGCATCCATTCGAAGAAGTCATCGTCGTGCTCCAGGGCAAGTGGCGTTTCTTTCTGCCCACCGGCGATGTCACTCTCGAAGCCAACCAGATGCTCAAGATTCCGCCCGGGATGGAGCACGGCTCGGAGGTCCTGGAAGACGCCGTCGCCATCGACGTTTGCTCGCCCGCGCGCCAGGATTGGCTCAACGGCGACGATCGCACCCTGCACTACGACCCCGAGCAGTATCTCTGGGCCGTGTAA